The Bacteroidota bacterium genome includes the window AGTTGATTTTGTCAAAATGAGGGTTGTATGATTACATACAAATGAGCAAAAACAGAATGAATTAAACAACAACTAAATTAATAAGCTATACAAAAAAAGCTGCTTCAAATATTTGAAGCAGCTTTTTTAAAAATGTATTTTAGAAATTAAATTACAATACTGAACTTACTTCATGGTATGGTAATCCAAAAGCATCAGAAACACCTTTGTAAACTACTTTTCCATCTACTACATTTAAACCTAAACGTAATTCTTCGTTATCAACACAAGCTTTTTTCCAACCTTTGTTAGCTAATTGTAAAGCATAAGGTAAAGTAGCGTTGGTTAATGCTAAAGTTGATGTATAAGGAACGGCACCCGGCATATTAGCTACGCAGTAGTGAATAATTCCGTCAATTTCGTAAGTCGGGTTCTCGTGGGTTGTTGGCTTACAGGTTTCAATACATCCACCTTGATCTACTGCTACGTCAACCAAAACAGTACCCGGACGCATTTCTTTTAACATATCGCGGGTAATTAAATGAGGCGCTTTAGCACCCGGAATTAACACCGCACCAACTATTAAATCAGCAGTTTTAATAGCTTCGCGTATATTGTACTCGTTACTGAATACTGTTTTTACGTTTGCAGGTAAAATGTCGTCTAACTCGCGTAAACGAGGAATTGAAATATCCATAATGGTAACATCAGCAGCCATACCTGCAGCCATTTTAGCCGCTTGTGTTCCTACTATACCACCACCTAATACCAATACTTGAGCTGGTTTAACACCTGGTACGCCTCCTAATAAAATGCCGCGTCCGCCCATTGGTTTTTCTAAATATTTAGCACCTTCTTGTATACTCATACGTCCGGCAACTTCGCTCATTGGCACTAATAAAGGTAAAGAACGGTCTTTTTTCTCTACTGTTTCGTAAGCTAAACAAGTAGCTTTACGCTCAATCATAGCGTGCGTTAATGGCTCATAACTTGCAAAGTGGAAATAAGTAAACAATAATTGACCTTCTTTAATTAAAGGATACTCTTGTTCAATTGGTTCTTTTACTTTAACAATCATTTCTGCTTTTGCATATACATCGGCAATAGTAGGTAATACTGTTGCGCCTGCAGCTGCATAATCAGCATCTGAAAAACCACTACCGTTACCAGCAGTAGCCTGAACAAAAACCGGGTGACCGGCTTTAACAAATGCACTAACACCTGCAGGGGTTAATCCTACACGGTTTTCGTTGTTCTTAATTTCCTTTGGAACTCCAATTATCATAAATTTATTATTTTGTTTTGCGTTTTGAAAATGGCTCGCAAATTAGCCCATATTTTCACCAAAACAAACACTGAAATTTCATGACTGTTATTGGCTTATTTATAGCAGGTTAAATGCCTGTTAAAATAAATAAACGGGCTGTTTATCGGCCGTTTATTTGTAAGAGGAAACGGTATTAATTAAGCCTATGGCCTATAATTTCTTTTACCTTTTGGTATAGTTGAAAGGGGCTGAATGTGCGCCAAATCATATTGTCAAGCTCACCTCCAAAATTAATATAGTAATCAATATTGTTGTTTCTTAATTCAGTCAACACATGTTCCTGAAAATTAATAGCTGCAATCCAACCGCCTGTATCATCTATATCCTGGAACCAATCTTCGTAATAACTATCGTCACTGGCATGAAAGTTTAATACGTTTTCGCCAATTAAAATAAATTTATCAATACCATTTTCGATGAATACTTCCATTACATCGCGTTTTAAAAACATAATATCATTGTGGAGTGCATCGTTCCACTCACCAATCAATTCTGCTACTAAAAAACGTTTATCGTAGTCGGCAAATAGTATTTTAATAAAAAGTGTTGGGGTTCCAAATGCATCCCATTGTGGGTGTAATAAGTAATTATAAATTTGATTGGTAAAATCAAATTCGCTGTATTCACGCTCAAAAAAAGGAGAGTAAATATCTTCCTCGCTTTTATAAATATCACGCCATAAAAAGTGTGGCTCCAAGTGATGCATATTGTATTATTTTTTGTAGTCGGTTTTTAAAACCCTGAAAGTTGTTCGTCTGTTTTGTTGGTGTTGCTCTTCTGTACAATCTACATCGTCAGCACAGTCATTTACCAGTTTTGTTTCTCCATATCCAACAGCTACTAGTCTGTCTTTAGCTATACCTTTTGCCAGTAAATAGTTTACACAGCTTTGTGCTCTTTTCTTAGATAGTTCTAAGTTGTAATCTGCCGGGGCACGACTATCCGTATGTGAGCCGATTTCTATGGTTATGCTCGGATTATTTCTTAGAATAATGGCCAATGAATCTAGTATTACTTTTGATTCAGGACGCAAATCGTATTTATCTACATCGTACAAAATGCCTTGTAAGGTAAAATCAACTTCGGGCGCAGGAATGGGATCTAAATAAATAGTTAGTTCCAATAATGAATCTTTTTGTAAACCCAAGCTTGAAATATCAATAGGTGTGCTGGCAAAATAACTTGCTTTGGTAACCAATAATTGTTGTATAGCATTGAGTGGTATTTCGCCTGTAAATTCGCCTTTATCGTTGGTTGCAATAGTGAAAATATTGCTTCCTTTTTCGCTGGTTAGGGTTACATTGGCTTTGCTTAATAAAGTGCTGCTTTCCCTATCAAAAACTTTTCCTTTTACTAAAAATACAAATGGTTTAATGCTGATGGTGTATATATCATCATCGCCCATTCCGTTTATTCTGTTAGAGCTATAAAAAGCAATAGGCTTTTCAGGTTTTTGTTGCCATTTTGGAATAAAGCTGATACCAAAATCATCACCACCGCTGTTAATGGGATATTGTAAGTTAACGGGTGTTTTGTAGGTGGTTGATGAATCTGTGGTTTTAAAAATATCTAAGCCACCTAATCCAATTTTGCCTTTAGTTGAATAATAGAGTTCATTATCCTCACTGATGTAAGGAAACATATCATCTTCTATGGTGTTAATTTGCGGGCCTAAGTTTTTGGGTGTTAACCAAACGGCTTTTACTTCATCAAACTGGCTTACATAAATATCTTTTTCTCCAAAGCCGTTGGGCATATCGCTGGCAAAATAAAGCTTCTTGCCATCAGCACTTATGCTTGGGTGCCCGCAGCTAAAACTATCAGAATTAAATGGCAATAAAGTGGGTTGACTCCATAATCCATTTTGTTTATAGCTAACATATATTTTGCAGTTTATTCCTTTTCCATCTATACCGTTACACTGTGTAAAATACATGGTATTACCTGTTGTATCGGTACATGAAGCGCCATCGTTATAGTTACTGTTAACTTTTCCGTTTACATTGTTGGGTTTGGTACTAACGCTGTTGTTATAATCTACTTCAAAAATGTCACACATTTTTTGCCCTGTCCATTCAAAAATAAGCGAGCCTTGGCTTTCTTTTCTACTTGAACTCCAAAACAATTTTCCATTGCTATAAAAAGGAGCGTAATCGCTAAACTCTGTGTTTATCTCTTTAATCGGGGTAATATTAAATTTTTGAGGATTGGCTTTCCATTGTTGCGCAATAGCACACGACTGAAATGCTACCTGCGCTTTTTTATCATCAGGTACTTCAAATAAATAATCGTAAAAAGTTCTGTTGGCATCATCGTAACGCTCAAAGTATTTTAGTAAATTACCATAGCTGTATAAAATGCTTGGGTCCGGATATTTTGAGTTGATTGCATCTTCAAACCATTTGATAGCCTGGTTATAATTATTGCTTAACCGGTAGCTTTCCGCAATCATAAAAAGTACATTTTGCTTCAAAGTATCTACTTTAATTTTGGGGTATACTTTTTTAAATAAATTGGCTGCAGTATTGTATTTTTTTGCATTGAAAGCCTTGTTCGCATTATCAAGTTCAAACTGATATGGGGGTATTCCTTGTTGTGCAAAAACAAAGTAAGCAGGTAAGCAGGTTAATACAATTAATATGAGTTTTTTTAGTGGCATGAATAAATTATTCTGTACTGTTTTCAAATATACTTAAGGTTATTGGCAATACAACTTTTGCCAGGCAATTATAAATTTAATCATTGAATAATAAGGTTTGCTACGAGTATTTATTTAGTCAAAAATAAACGGGATTTGGTTTGTTTTGAGGAAATGAGTATGATTTTTATTTCATCCTTGATTGAAATGGTTTAAATAATTGGGGTTAAATTCGCGGTACAGTAAAATATGGTTGGATTTAGCAAAATAAAACAATTGGTGCGGTGGCTACAAGTTAAGCTTACCAAAAAGCAGTTTATTATATTGTCGAGCGTGTTGGTTGGTTTGTCTGCCGGGTCAGCAGCCATTGTTTTAAAAACATTTGTACATTATATTTTTATTGCTGCCAGCTTAAACGAAAAATTTGGTATTCCTTATTTGTACTTGTTTTTGCCTTTAGTCGGTATTTTATTGACTGTTTTGATAGTAAAAAAAGTACTGAAATCAAAATTAGATAAAGGCATTTCACCTATTCATTATGCCATTGCCCATAAATCAAGCATCATACCTCGAGAGCAAATGTATGCTCAGATAATAACCAGTTCCTTAACGGTTGGCTTTGGAGGGTCGGCAGGATTAGAGGCGCCTATTGTTGTTACAGGGGCGGCATTTGGCTCTAACTATTCAAAAGCTTATAAATTAAATTATAAAGATAGAACTCTTTTATTGGGATGTGGCGTAGCGGCCGGAATTGCAGCAGCTTTTAATGCACCAATAGCCGGAGTTTTATTTGCATTGGAAGTTTTATTATTAGATGTTAGTATTTCAGCATTTACTCCTTTAATTATTTCAGCCGCAACAGGCACTTTAATTGCTAAAATTGTGTTGGAAGATGATATTTTATTATCGTTTCAATTACAGCAGGCATTTAATTATTATAATGTACCTTTTTATATTCTACTGGGCATATTTGCAGGGCTTGTATCGGTCTATCATTCCCGAACATTTATGAAAGTGGAAGGCATTTTTAGTAAGTCGAAGAATAAAATATGGCTGAATGCCATTTTTGGAGGCTTATTGTTAGCGGCACTAATTTTTGTTTTCCCCAGTTTATTTGGCGAAGGATATAAAAGTATAAAAATACTCTCTTTACAAGATGCAAAATCGTTATTAGATGGAAGTGTACTAACTATATACCGAGATAAGGAATGGTTTGTATTGTTGTTTGTTGGTGTATTGATTTTTATTAAATCGATAGCTACGGCTTTAACATTGGGTAGTGGAGGTAATGGAGGAAATTTTGCACCATCGTTATTTGTGGGTGCTTATGTAGGTTTTTTCTTTTCGCGTTTAGTTAATTTATTAGGTATTACTACGCTACCTATCAGTAACTTTACCATTGTTGGAATGGCGGGTATTTTAAGTGGCATATACCACGCGCCTTTAACAGCTATATTTTTAATTGCAGAAATAACGGGTGGTTATACCTTAATGATTCCGCTCATGATTGTATCATCTATTAGTTATGCTATATCAAAACATTTTGAACCGTACTCTATGGATACGAAGAAGCTTGCCAATAGTGGGCAGATGTTTACCAACGATAAGGATAAAAATATTTTAACCACCATAAAAATAGCGAACCTGATTGAAGACAATTTTCAATCAGTATTACCTACCGATTCGTTAGGCGATTTGGTGAAAATTATATCGCAATCAAAACGTAATTTGTTTCCCGTAATTGATACCAACAATAAACTAATAGGTATAATAACCTTAGATGATATTCGGGAAATAATGTTTAATACAGACATGCATTCAAAAATAAGCGTTGGCGATTTAATGGTTGTGCCGGCTGCCATTATTGACAGTTATGAAACAATGGAATCAGTTATGAAAAAATTTGATGAAACTGGAGCATGGAATTTACCGGTAACTACAAATGGGGTTTATACCGGATTTATTTCCAAATCAAGTGTCTTTTCGAGCTATAGAACAAAATTAATAACAACTACAATAGAATAATAATATGGGTAATTATAAAGTGTTTGACGTAACGTGTACTGCTGAGTTAAAGGATATAATAATAGCCGAGTTAGGCGATATAAATTTTGAAGGATTTGTAGAAAAAGAGAACGGCTTTGAAGCCTATATTGATGAAGCGTTATTTAGCAATGAGGACTTTATTGCGGTTTTAAATAAGTATAGTATTGGTGATACTGATTATTCAGAAAATAATATACCTCAACAAAACTGGAATGCACAATGGGAAAGCAGTTTTGAACCGGTTATTATCAGCAACCAATTAATTATTAAGGCTCCATTCCATGTTATTGAAGAAATGTATTCCTATCAAATAATCATTCAACCTAAAACGTCATTTGGTACAGGCCACCATGAAACAACGCAAAGTATTATGGAGCTGATGTTGCAAATGGATTTTAAAGACAAATCGGTTTTTGATTATGGTTGCGGCACAGGCGTACTATCTATTTTAGCCAGCAAGCTAGAGGCTGATTATATTTTTGCAAACGATATTGATGACTGGGCTTTTGAAAACGTAGGTGAAAATGCACAGTATAATAACATAACAAATATTGAATATATGAAAGGCGATTTAAGTGTAGTGCCTGATAAGCAGTTTGATATAATTTTAGCCAATATTAATAAAAACATTTTATTGAAAAGCTTTGAGCAGCTTAGTAAGCATTGTAAGGAAAACGGAATAGTAATGATAAGTGGTTTTTTTGAAACCGATTTGAATGACTTATTAGCGGTTAGTGAAAAGTATAATTTGATATTGCAAAAAACTACTGTTTGTAATGGTTGGTGTGCAGCCGTATTACAAAAAAAGAGTAGTTAAAAGGCTATTTGTAGCTGAGTAATTATATCACTTTGCGTGTTACCGTCAATTTGTTCTAAGCCACTTCCAATGCTATTTACATTACTGTATTTGGTTTGGGCGTAACGTAAAAACAGTTTTATGTTTTTTACTATTTGGTATTTGTATACAATGTAAAAGCGAGTACCACTATTTTGATACAATGGCACACTAAAGGTATAAGGTACATTGTCTTCATAAGCATAAATTCTTGCATAATAATTATCAATGCTAAATTGACTGAGTCGTGCATTGACAGACATTTTATTTTTACAAAACTTATACTTTAAACCTTGAAAAATGAGGAAACCATTACTTTGGTTTACGTTGGCTGTATTGAACATACTGAATTCAATACGGCTTTCCGATTCCATCAATAAGCTGATTTTGTAATTGACATGAAAACGCAATTGTTGCTTTTCTTGGGCCGCTAACACATCGTTTAAATCGTTGTTGTTATTTAACTTGTTATGCTCTTTGTTTTCATACCTATACCTGATGTACATACTTGTTGGCTTGTTAGGTGTGTATTGCCATTCCGTTAATATATCATAACCTTTACTAGGTGCGTCAACCTGATAGCGTAACCAACTTGATTTATAAAAATCAATATAGGCATTAAATGTAATGCTTTTGCGTGGTTTAAATGAAAGCCCTGTATAAAATCCTCCTTCATTTCTACCATCATTGTTCTCAGCAAAAGGGTTGTTAAAAGTTGTTTGGTAAGCACGGCTAAAGTTTCGGTAAAGAAAACATAAATCTAATTTTGCATCAACCGGTACCAGTAAAGTATGAGTAGTGGCCAAAGCATTATTATCACTTATGGAAACCTCACCCAGTAATAATGTGTTCGCTATATTTAATCTGTAGTCAGCACCTAGGTTGAGTAATTCATTTCCTGCAAAATTATATTTTTGGTATAAGTCATCACCTTTTAGTAAAGGAGCACTGTAGTTTGTTTTTACTGTAGTTAAACCAATTTGTAATTGCTTATATGTTTTTTGTACATGCAAACCAATTATAGTTTGGTTTACATTGTCTTTATCTGCTATTTCATTGTTGGTTCTATGTAATCCTGTTAAATTAAAACTGGTAAATCCGTCAAATGAATTATACGAAGTATCGGCATTTGTAAAATTAGTATTGATAGCTTTGAAGGAAATAAAAGGAACCACTTGCCAGTTTTTGTATTCATATACACATGATAATCCGCGTAAAAATTCAAATTCATTAATACTTCTATATGGCCTTATTACCTGAAAGTTTCGTGTAGTGTTTAATACAAAAGCCGATTTCCTTGCCGATAAGCCACTTCCAAAAGTTAAACCTTGTCCAAAATTAGCCTGATAATCGCCTAATATAATTTGGGTGAAATGGCCAACGTTCCGAACTTGTATAAATCCTGAATTAAAGTCGTAACCTGATTTTTGATTTCCCTGAAAAAACTGCTCACCCGCATCTTTTTCGCCAGTATAACCAATGGTAATTCGTTTGCCAATTTGTTGTTTAAACCTTAACACAGTTCGGTAAGGAGAACCTAAATAGTATTGCCTGTTTTGGGCTTTTAGCAAGGCTGTTTTGAAACCTAACCTTTCCTCAATATCTCTATCCGTTTGTAATATAATTTCTGTTTTGCCAAGTTGCGAAAGCTCGCTTAGTTTTAACTGTTTGTTGTTTTCATTTACAAAGCAAAAATATTTTAACAACTGTAAGTTTTCATCGCTTAAGTTAGCCACCGCTTGCAACTCATATATGCTTTCAAAATCGCCATACAATTTACGGTGATTTAATAGTGCAATAATTTCGCTGTGCTTTAAAAATATAAGTTGTTGCAGCTCGTACTCGTTTGTTTGGTTTAGGTTTATTTTGTTGTCAAAATAATATTCAAGCTGAGCTTGTAAATCGGTATAATCAATTTTTGATTCATCGTTTTCAATCAGCTTTTCAATGACTATAGCAATCACTTCATTTTTTTGTTTTTGCGCTATCAAACTCTTGTTGAACAGGAGCAGGCAACATGAAACTAAAACAAGAAGTTTATAATAATTAGTCTGCATGAAATATAAGCCCAACGTGAGGAGTAAAACCTAAGTAGCTGTGCAAACTGGTAGCACAGTTGAAATCAAATTGTTTAAACTTGGCAGTGAAGCCACAAGTAAAATAATTGGGGTTACTGGCATAACCAATTTGTAATCCAAAGTTTTGATGTATATCGTAGCTTAATCCACTTCTTACTACTATATCATAATCAAAAATTTTCTCTATATCAGTTAACAAAAACAGTTTGGTATTAATGCTATACTTTACCCCGAACTTGGCTAAGTTTGGAACTTTGCCATAAGTATTATTGCTATACTTTGATTGGGTAATATTTGAAAGGAAAAATCCAATTTGCAGTTGTTTATTTATTTTATAAAATGAACCTACATCGGCTGTAAATGCGTAAGTGTTTTCTTGCTCAGCTATGTTTAAAGCTACATAGTTAAGGTTAACACCTAAGCTGAAATTGTTGTTTAGTTTTTTTGCAAAGCCAAGTGTAATTTTCTGCTGGTTAAATTTTTCATAACCATAATGATTGGCTGCTATACCTATATTAATCCATTTGGTTGGTAGCGCTACACTGGTATTGATTATGTTTAAATTTTTTAAGCCAAAGCGCAGTTGATTATAAACGCCAATTTCTATTTTCTGAATTTCGGTTAAGGTGGCAATATTGTTGTTAGTTGAAAATACATTTGTTTCTGCGGTATTACTTCCGCCCATAGCCCATGCCTTTGCACCTATTGGTTCAAATATAGGTTGGCTATATCCAAATGAAAACAGTATAAGGAATGTATATAAAAAGGCTATTTTCATAGCTAGAGTCGGGGTATATCTTAGGTTTTAATGGTACACAAAAAAGCAAATTGCCCGAAGGATTCATAATTAAATTTTTTTAATGCTTTTAGCGTAATAAGGTAACAGTGCCGTGTAGTTCTTTTTTTGTGTTGTTCAGTTTTTTGAAACTGGCAATATAAAAATAAACACCATCGGTGGCATTTGTTCCGTTGCTATCTTTTCCGTCCCATTTAAAATTTGCACTGGAACTCTTGTACATTTCTTGCCCCCACCTGTTGTATATGGTTACTTCGGCTTCATCGCAAGGAGCGGTTAATCCATCCAGTAAAAAATAATCGTTTAGCCCATCATTGTTTGGTGTAAAAGCATTAGCGGTTTTTACCTTTTTAATGTCTTCGGTATAGGCAACAGTAATTTTTGTAGAATCAGCACACGAGGTTAAACGGTTAATTGTTAGGCTAATGTCTTTATTGTTTACTTTATCAATAGGCAGAATGGGGTTTTGTTCAGTGCTTGTTTCCCCATTGGGAAATTGCCAAAAATAAGAAAAAACGTTTTCTGTTAAGCAGTTAAATTTTATACTGGCAGCGCAAGTATCAATGGTAAAGCCTATTTGCACTTGTTTAAAACTAAACTGCATTTTAAAAGCAGCATTGCTGCAGCGTGGGCTCACATTGGTTTTAAATACAGCATCGGAACTGGTAGGAAAATCACTTATGGTTCCTCCGACATCCGGGCAGCTGGCACAAACTGACTGATAAATATATCCTTTTTTGTCGAATCTGCTGGTTCCCCCATCTACGTGGTCACCAGTAAGGTCTCCACCAAAAAAAGTAGCATATAATAGTTTTTGTGCGTTTAGCCCCAATACAATAATATAGAAGTCCCTGTTATCAGTATTCTTTTTGTAAGCATCGCTGGTAACGGGAAGTCCGTTTGTATTGCCAACATCGTTTACACCTCCCCAGCCGCTCATGTATAATCTTCCGCAATCGTCCAATAAAAAAGCATTGATGGTTAAGTCAATGGTGTTTCTATCAGAACCAAATTTGCTTAAAAAATTAATATTGGAAAAGTCGTTGCTTATTTTAGCAATAAATTGTTTTCCATTGGGAGTAAAGTAAACATTTCCAACGGTACTGAGTACACCATCAGTATGCCCCACTATGTATATGTTTTCATCAAGGTCTAATTCTAAACCAAATATTTGATCATATTTTTCTGTTCCAAAATATCGGGCATTGAGTATTTGGGTTCCATCTTTTTTTATTTTGGCAAAAAAACCATCTGCAATTCCTCCATTATAAGCATTTTTAGCAGTAGTTATACTCATGTCCTCAGTAGTTCCACCCGCTATAAAAATATCACCATTCGTATTTAAGTCAACACTATGAACAGCATTGTGGCTGAATCCTTGAAAAGCAGAACTAAAAAGAAGTTTACTGCAATCACTGTCAAGTTTAAATACAACACCTTTTAAAAAGTTAGGTATAACACTGCCTCCAAATGAATTGGTAGTTATAGGGAAATCAGTTGAGCGTGAACAACTGCCTACTATAATATTATGCTCTTTGTCAACTATTACATCGCCCCTAAAATCATCAGCATAAAATTTGTGTAATGCGGTACCTTTACTATTTAAACCATCGTTTTCACTTCCACCAATATACGTTGAAGCAAGTAATGAATCTCCATTCTTTGATAGTTTGGTAACTATAATATCCGACTTGCCTTGATGAATACTGTTATAAGCCTTTGCACTAACAGGGTAATCATCAGACTTTGTAGTGCCCATAATAACAAGGTTGTCATTATTGTCAACAATTAAACTATGCGGGGCTTCATTTAATTGCCCTCCTAAATAAGTAGCATATAAAAGCTCCTTGCCATCGCTGCGGTATTTGCTAATGGTAATATCGCTCGGCAACCCTATAGGCTCTTCTGAAGTACCTCCACTAAAAGTAAGTTGGTATGCTCCTGGTGTTACCGGATACTGGCCTGTTCCACCTCCTGATGTAATACCTCCTGCATATAAATTGCCCTGGCTGTCATACGTAGCAGTAAAACCAAAATTGTCTTCTGTAGAGCCGCTATAAGTGCTAAAAATTAAATCAGGGTCAATAATCAGGTTAAACTGCTTGTTGTATTCAGCTGCTTCAAAATGAATGCAATTATTTTTTAGAACGTATTTTACATCAACTATTACTTTTTTACCATTAATAAACTGGTAAGCAAAAGGCTGCTTTTCTTTAATAAAGCCTAAGCTATGGTAAATAAATAATTCACCATATTCAATTTTATAATCAGTTGAACCTTTGTACTCCAGTTCAATATCGTTAATGTTGGCATTTGGTTTTAGTATCCAGTCAAATTTAAGCTTGGTATTTGATTCACTGCTAATGGCTAAATCAATGTTTGCGTATAAATCAGGGTAAATTATTTTTTGAAACGATTGAACCTTTGAGCGCCATTTTGCAGGATTTTTACCAATGAAATAATTGTAATAAAAATGGTTAGCCTCACCATTGGCTATGGGGTTGAGTGTTTTGTTTGCGTTGCGAAATATTAAATTAATAAAGTGTCCAGTAACAGAATTGCTACTAACTTCTGTTTTGTGTGGATGGCTGTTAAGTTTGGCTATTTGAATGGGGTCTAGTATATAATAGGAAATAGTATTTTGGTGGAGTAAAATATCTAAACTGGCACTTTTGAATTTGAACTTTATATCACTATCCCACTGACCTTTATTTTCTATAAAGCTAATTTTACTATTCGTATTGTCAGGTAATATATTATTTTGACCCCAAGTTGGAGTTTGTACTACAAGGTAAAGGCTAGCAAATAAAAATATGTATAAATACCTATTAAACACGTAATTGAAAATAGTTTATTTAGCAAAGTAAGCAAAATTTAATATAAAGTGTTGGGACTAAAAGCATTTAGAAAATTTTAAGTTTTTTTATTTTAACGTGCAACTTATACTTAGGTTCATTAATCAAGCAAAAACTAATATATAAAGTGAGTCAGAATATAAGCCTAGAATTAATTGAAAAATGCATGCAAGGCAATGCTAAATCGCAAAAGCAATTGTATGATGAAACAGTTAGGCAAATGTATGGTGTGTGTTTAAGGTATTGTAAAAGCCCGGAGGATGCCCGGGATGCCATGCAGGAGGGTTATATTAGGGTTTTTAGTAAAATGAAGCAGTTTGAAGGCAAAGGGGTGATAGAGGCTTGGATGAGAAGGATTTTTGTGAACTGTGCATTGGAAAGTATTAGGGTAAATAAATTTTACACCGAAACAAGTGATGTAACGGAAGCTTTTGATTTATCTTATGAAAATTTAACCATGGATAAGATAGGGCAGAAAGAAATTATGCTGACTATGGGAAAATTAGCATTGGGTTACAGAACAGTTTTAAACTTATACGCTATAGAAGGTTACAGCCATGCAGAAATAGCTGAAATGCTTCAAATAAACGAAGGAACATCAAAAAGCCAGCTTGCCAGAGCAAGAGCGGCTTTTTTAAAGGAATATACAAAATTAACGAAGTAAACGAAGTAAACGAAGTTGAATAATTTAGATAAAATACTTAAAGAGCAAATGGAACAATTTGCGCCAGAAGCACCCAATGTTTGGGCTGGTATAGAAACGGGTATTAAAAATAATGCAGGTTCATCAAATGCCGGTAGTGGTAACGCTGCGGCAGGCTCAAAAATTGGAATGGGAATTTTAAAAATGCTGGCTATAGCTAGTTTACCTGCAGCTTTTATAGCTTACAGTTATTTAGCAAACCCTAATACAGACAATAATCAAGCGGTTGTTACTACCCAACAGGAAATTAAAGAACAACAAGAATTAGTAAGCCAACAGCCATTGCCAGTTGAACCGACAGAAAAAGAAATTGCAACCAATAAAACTACTCCTAATAATAACAATACTAATAAAGCCAATAAGAAACCAGCTATTATTAAAGAATTAGCTCATAATAACAATAATGAAGAGGCTTTAAACAATCAAATCAACAACCATATACAAAACCAGGAAATAAACGCTAACCCAATCAATACAA containing:
- a CDS encoding gliding motility-associated C-terminal domain-containing protein, whose product is MNNLDKILKEQMEQFAPEAPNVWAGIETGIKNNAGSSNAGSGNAAAGSKIGMGILKMLAIASLPAAFIAYSYLANPNTDNNQAVVTTQQEIKEQQELVSQQPLPVEPTEKEIATNKTTPNNNNTNKANKKPAIIKELAHNNNNEEALNNQINNHIQNQEINANPINTKTEAKPKTDNPQILQSELKEESNLNEEIESSKKEEEVEKPKEEIGKVTLKNLQNVFTPNNDGLNDKYLVEIEGEKYYNLKIYNTQNELVFESSDKLNNWDGTNFKTGQACAMGTYYGILIYKGADNADLKTLKTAIQLIR
- a CDS encoding gliding motility-associated C-terminal domain-containing protein, whose product is MFNRYLYIFLFASLYLVVQTPTWGQNNILPDNTNSKISFIENKGQWDSDIKFKFKSASLDILLHQNTISYYILDPIQIAKLNSHPHKTEVSSNSVTGHFINLIFRNANKTLNPIANGEANHFYYNYFIGKNPAKWRSKVQSFQKIIYPDLYANIDLAISSESNTKLKFDWILKPNANINDIELEYKGSTDYKIEYGELFIYHSLGFIKEKQPFAYQFINGKKVIVDVKYVLKNNCIHFEAAEYNKQFNLIIDPDLIFSTYSGSTEDNFGFTATYDSQGNLYAGGITSGGGTGQYPVTPGAYQLTFSGGTSEEPIGLPSDITISKYRSDGKELLYATYLGGQLNEAPHSLIVDNNDNLVIMGTTKSDDYPVSAKAYNSIHQGKSDIIVTKLSKNGDSLLASTYIGGSENDGLNSKGTALHKFYADDFRGDVIVDKEHNIIVGSCSRSTDFPITTNSFGGSVIPNFLKGVVFKLDSDCSKLLFSSAFQGFSHNAVHSVDLNTNGDIFIAGGTTEDMSITTAKNAYNGGIADGFFAKIKKDGTQILNARYFGTEKYDQIFGLELDLDENIYIVGHTDGVLSTVGNVYFTPNGKQFIAKISNDFSNINFLSKFGSDRNTIDLTINAFLLDDCGRLYMSGWGGVNDVGNTNGLPVTSDAYKKNTDNRDFYIIVLGLNAQKLLYATFFGGDLTGDHVDGGTSRFDKKGYIYQSVCASCPDVGGTISDFPTSSDAVFKTNVSPRCSNAAFKMQFSFKQVQIGFTIDTCAASIKFNCLTENVFSYFWQFPNGETSTEQNPILPIDKVNNKDISLTINRLTSCADSTKITVAYTEDIKKVKTANAFTPNNDGLNDYFLLDGLTAPCDEAEVTIYNRWGQEMYKSSSANFKWDGKDSNGTNATDGVYFYIASFKKLNNTKKELHGTVTLLR
- a CDS encoding helix-hairpin-helix domain-containing protein: MIAQKQKNEVIAIVIEKLIENDESKIDYTDLQAQLEYYFDNKINLNQTNEYELQQLIFLKHSEIIALLNHRKLYGDFESIYELQAVANLSDENLQLLKYFCFVNENNKQLKLSELSQLGKTEIILQTDRDIEERLGFKTALLKAQNRQYYLGSPYRTVLRFKQQIGKRITIGYTGEKDAGEQFFQGNQKSGYDFNSGFIQVRNVGHFTQIILGDYQANFGQGLTFGSGLSARKSAFVLNTTRNFQVIRPYRSINEFEFLRGLSCVYEYKNWQVVPFISFKAINTNFTNADTSYNSFDGFTSFNLTGLHRTNNEIADKDNVNQTIIGLHVQKTYKQLQIGLTTVKTNYSAPLLKGDDLYQKYNFAGNELLNLGADYRLNIANTLLLGEVSISDNNALATTHTLLVPVDAKLDLCFLYRNFSRAYQTTFNNPFAENNDGRNEGGFYTGLSFKPRKSITFNAYIDFYKSSWLRYQVDAPSKGYDILTEWQYTPNKPTSMYIRYRYENKEHNKLNNNNDLNDVLAAQEKQQLRFHVNYKISLLMESESRIEFSMFNTANVNQSNGFLIFQGLKYKFCKNKMSVNARLSQFSIDNYYARIYAYEDNVPYTFSVPLYQNSGTRFYIVYKYQIVKNIKLFLRYAQTKYSNVNSIGSGLEQIDGNTQSDIITQLQIAF
- a CDS encoding RNA polymerase sigma factor, with translation MSQNISLELIEKCMQGNAKSQKQLYDETVRQMYGVCLRYCKSPEDARDAMQEGYIRVFSKMKQFEGKGVIEAWMRRIFVNCALESIRVNKFYTETSDVTEAFDLSYENLTMDKIGQKEIMLTMGKLALGYRTVLNLYAIEGYSHAEIAEMLQINEGTSKSQLARARAAFLKEYTKLTK